From Plasmodium malariae genome assembly, chromosome: 8:
TATTcttaaagatataaaaaaaggaatgttGATACGAGGCTACCATTTCGCTAATGCTTTTCTCAAAATAAACgagtttatatgtattttatgtTGTCACAATATACAagatcaaaaaataaaaaaaataaaaaaagagaaatgtGCATTCTTACACATACTGaagcaaatttttttcaagagAATTAATTCTAAGAAGGAACTAAAATGTAAGAACTTGGATAAGGGAAAGTATGATGTTTATAACGTCGATATGTGTTTGTTAggtcaaaatatatttcaatttattaGTTATAATCGTAACAACATGATtatcattaaatataaaaaaggaaagcaCAAAATGTGTATGCGCAAAATATCAGAAATGGACATATTGTTTTATCTgaaattatgtaattttcagaattttttatttttttttacattttcaaaattacaatatatttttaaaaaatataggatGATTTACAAATGGAACGGTTCCCATAACTTCTACAGGTGGCTAGACGTAATAACCATTTTAAGTAAACCtcttttcaaatatataataataatgttatttaaaatattaaaaataatattaataataaaaatgataataaaattaatattaatgataagtataataataatggaagTAATCAAAAAGGaggtacttttttttttacaatttacTTATACgcgtatttataaaatatattttccaaCCAATCAGTTATTATTGATTAATATTTTAGATTTTGATAAGAGAGCATCTATAAAATTTGGGTGTTTGAGGTGCAGTATTGCCCCCCATTTGGACtataatgtaattatttactccttttttgtattactgaaaaattataaacaatttAGTGCTCtcaaaatatggaaaaatgataatttattCTATCGTTTAAATATTGGAGTGGGTAATAAATGTATTGCCACCACACATGGAAGGGAAGAAGTACAAACATTAAAGGATATTTCACCATTCACTGATGTAAGGTTTAATTTTCACTTTTTGCGTATTTTTATAGATgattcaaatttttatttaaataacataGACAGAATTATTATTGATTGTTCAAGCAAAGTTGTCAGACATTATTTCCCTTCCACTTTCTCGTCCGTTTTTCGCAGTGGGTGCAATAAAGATTTATTTCATCTATTTGTACTGTTAGTTTTTGATTATTTTccatattcattatatttttatgagaaaaataaaaaaagggaagtattgttatattatttcctatatattatgataaaCTATTTAACATCTAagcttttctattttttacacattctacattttgtattttcttcgattaaattttgtataaatgctttaataatttttttaaagtataaaGTGTCTACATTTTTCCaaataagaattaaaaaagaggaagataatttattagtttttttcAAACCAGAGAAAATAAGAGAATTTTATATGCACAATTTTAATCAAGCTgtacaaaaaggaaaagatatACGTGACAGAATAAATCTTTcaataaacaaaaagaaatttttacgAAATGCGAATATGTCTAGTTCGTGCGATGAATCAAAAATGGAGAAGTATAATCGAAGAATGAGTACGAATGACCCATGGATTTATGGTGTGCATGTTAATGAGGATgctaaaaattataagaatcATAAGAAGAGAACATGCAATTATGTCGATTCTGAAAAATCAGACGAAGAGCCTTATAATTGGACCAATCAATTGAGTCCtgctaatatattttcaaaaaaaaatgatactCTTTTTAGGTACACAAAATGGAGGGTATTAAAAGATTACTGCAAATATAAGAgcaacaaaaacaaaaaaaagattatttataagagaagggtaaaaataaaaaaaaatgggaaaatacATGTTAAGCATCTATTACCACTATTGTTTCTTAACGAAGTAGCATATTTCAGGCATGCACATGAATACAAGCCTTGTCAGTCATTAATTATGCCGTTCAAATTACTGGTATTCTCGTCGGATaattctaataatatatcatcaagaagaaaaaaaactgaAAGTCATTCAaacagaagaaaaaataaaaaaaataaaataaatgaacaaaaagaaaataaagaaaaagaacgaaaaaaaaaaaatagtagtaatGATTCAGATTCTGATATGGACTCTGACTCTGACTCGGATTCAGATGATGATGAAGtggaagaagaagaggaagaggaaGAGGAGGAAGATGAGGAGGAAGAGGAGGAAGATGAggaggaagaggaagaagaggaagaagaggaagaagaggaggaagaggaggaagaggaagaagaggaggaagaggaagaggaggaggaagaagaggaaaaagaagatgaagaagagGGAGAGGGAGAGGAGGAAAaagaagatgaagaagagGGAGAGGGAGAGGAGGAAAAAGAAGATGATGAAGAAGGAGACGAATTTGACAATGATGACGAGGATGAGGAAGAGGAGGAAGAACAAGATAAAGATGAGGAAGATAAAGAAGATGAAGACAAAGAAGACGAAGAGGACGAAGGGAATGAAGAGAATGAAGAGGATGAAGAACCGCGCGAAACGGAAGATACAGACGATAATGAAGAAGAATACAAAGAAGACGAAGTTGAAACGGACGATGAGAAAGATGAAGACGAAGGGGAAGATTCCTTTAACGACAATGAACGGaaaaacaggaaaaaaaaaaagaaaaaaattaaaaataaaaacaataataataaaaatagaaagagaaacagaaataaaaacaaaaaatgcaaatatgAGCATAACGGAGTCGAAAACAATGCTTCGGATGAGGAAATTCAGAAAGAAGAAGAcagttattataataaaaaaaaaaaattgtatctTAAAAGGACAAATAAAAGATTcaaacataattatatatatttaaaaaatttatttaaagaacATGTCTGCATAAATACAACAAATGTATCCAATTTTATATCTGTTAGTAAAGATAAGCTAACAGCGACATATACAGCTTGGGGGAAACACACGGATATTGCATGTGTTCAAGTAAACAAATGTGCCTTAAGAGACTGTAGTATATACTATTTTGAAGTAGAAGTTTTAAATTGTACAAACTTTTCCAAAATTGTTATTGGCATGACAAGCaaaaattatactattaataaaaatcCTGGTTCagaatataattcatttggatataaaaatgatgatggtaaaaaaattatagatggaaaaattgaaaattattgtaactcatatacaaaatatgatATCATTGGTTGTGGTATTAACTACTTTGACAATAGTGCCTTTTTTACAAAGAATGGAAAATTTTTAGGTAAAGCatgtaatataaattcaaaatatgattattatGCTACTGTTGGTTTAAGTACCTTAGGAGATCGTATCAAATTtcatttgaataatttttattttgatgtttataatttaatatatgaagaaaatgaaaaggaaagaaaaattattaaatctGTTTATATTCAAAAGGACATTTTTTCGGATATTATAAAATCTCATTTGATCAAATGTGGTTATTTAAACACGTATAAATCTTTTGTTaactttttagaaaaaaataaaaattcagaTGACAATAACAGTGTTGGAAGTTCTTCTAATTCTAAAAACGAAatagataaattttttatgaacaaaacTGATTTACCTAAtgttttagaaaaaaaggtAGTAGATGAGTCATCGCAAAATATCAGTAATAATCATGAAGACAAAGAAAACAAGAAAAACGTTACagatgaaacaaaaaaaaaaatggacaTCATCATAAAGAGCAATAATGCAAAGGATAATGCAAATATTTTTGTGGAAAATACTACAGCTAAATGTACTCCTTTGAACGTAGATAATACAAAGAACAGCAGCAATAATGACAATATTAGCAGTGttgaattaaaaaaggaaggaTTAATACATAGAGAAAATGATAACAATACGGAAAACACAGAAGAAAAATGTAGGACTGAtcatattaaaaaggaagaagacACTTTCACACCAATTAATAGTAATTCctctattaaaaatacagtAGATGTTGACGTACCAAAATATGTAAGCCTCCTTAGTGAAAATATCCCAGAAAAGGAAGGTAAAGTTTCAAAGGATGAGGGAAGTACGAAGGgtgataaaaatgtattaagtACATTCCTAGTCAAGTACCTTGATGCTTATGAGAAGTGCGATGAACAGGGGAAGAGTGACAAGGAGAAGAATGATATGGAGCACATCGATAACGATTCGAGTAAGATGGAGATGACCAACAAGGAGACCACGAACAAGGAGTCTACGACCAAAGGAACGTATAATCAGGAAAAGAATGAAGAATGTACTAGCGCAACTGTAGAAGTgaaagaagataaaaaaatgagcAAGTTGCCTGATTCCCCCAGTAGCTTAAACAAAAAGGATGAAAGCAAACTTGAGGAAAAGTCGGATACATCagaaaaattggaaaaatcAGAAAACTCGTCAGCTACTTTAATCGTTGCATCAGATCAAGCGAAAGGGAATAACAAACTAATTGTTTCTGAAACTGGAAAAAGTGGAAAAgatgaaaatgtaaattcCATAAAGATCCCAAATGAACAGAAGCACTCAACGGAGGAAAATGTGGAAAAAATGGAGAAAAACCAAATTATTGACACCACTTcaagtatattaaaatgttacGACTTTAGTCAGTATAGTTTCGCAGGTGGTAGCATACAAAATTCTCTATGGGTTTCTAGAAAAAACAGTTTaagtaatttaataaatgtaagaAAGGATTCTAGTTCAACTTTATTAAATAgattaagaaataaaagaagtttAAGTACAAAAGATAACTTGAATATTTTACctactaattttttaagcACGAAAAaagaatcaaaaaaaaatgatagcgatattaataagaaaatacatCTCCTCCTTAAAGATAAATCgggtattattaaaaatgaaaaaaaaaaattaagtaaaaagGAAGGAAGTAAAAACTATTCTACTgataaagaatatattacaaaatattttatgaacttatatttatctgaagacaaattaaataaaatggtAGACTCGTTAGAAACAAGGTATCTAATAAGAAATAACGTTATTAATGGAAATATTATAgatgttttaaatattctaGAGGAACAATATTCTGATCTATTTACTAACGCGCATGCTAGTTTTAATATTGCAATGTTATACACGCAACAACtgatagaaatattaaagccgcataaaatatttataaaaaaaatatcttcaaaaaaaagaagaaaatgtaaaaaatcgGTAGCTTATGATGAGGAAGAGGACTTACTTAGTGAAAGCagttataaaacatataacaCGTTAAGCGATGATCGTTTTTATGATGACATTAAGACAGACTATAATTCATCAGATAGCTTATTTTGTGATAGCTCCAATAATgaggaaaataattatgcagcatttaatatagaaaaattaaataaaagaagaaaccAAAAAAAGTGCAGCAAAATTAATGATGAAGAAGATAGGTATTCCAGGGATAAGAACATACTAGCGAGTTATCGTAAAAATGGAAAGGATAAAAGTAGTGATAGTAGTAGAAGCAATGGAAGTAGAAGTGGAAGTAtaagtagtagtagtaacaaGTCAGCCAATAAGTTAGGAAGGGACTCCTTCGATAACGGGAACGTGCTTCCCGTTTGTGCTACTAAgctaaaagaaaaaatgagtaatatagataatagttacagtaatagtaataataataataatttttataataagcataataataataaacatttattaaatataggTGATAAAAAAGGTTTGGAACATGGAAAATATACAAGAAATGATTGTCAGAAAACAAAAGTAAATTGTGAAGAAGGGGCTACAATATCTCCCATTAAGCATACGCAGTTGAATCAcaatgattttttaaaagaaaaaaaaattgaacaaaTGTCACTGAGAAGTATACGATCTAATTATAATGAAGaattttataagaaaaataatatgctaGAAGAATACGAAGATCATTATAAGAAATTATCAAAAGAATATGAGTTTTTTAAAGAGGATAATCcctataataataaatgtaagaAAGAATGCTATAAAACATTGTACAAGGAAGTAGAAGAAGAGGAGAAAAAacgtttttattatatgagtTCAAATGATGATATCACATCTGATTATGATAGTAATGATTCCAACTTTAACGAAAAGTTTTACCaatttaatgatataaattttgacaaaatatatcaatatatttataaaaataatttttcaccgaataaacaattaaaatttaaaaaagatcaTCTATATTTAGCTCTATTATggattaaagaaaaattatcaGTATTTAATAAATCGCCATTTGTTAACGTTCGACAGTGTATTCTAGACAGTACTTCCTTAATAGCTTATCACAAACCGTATAAACAAAAACTAGTTCGTATGTTCTTTTCGAAAAATAGGAATTTATTGACCTTCAATGCTGTTAATGAAGGAATATTGGGTAACAtttcgtttttttaaaatattatatacatttttcctttaaagTGTTCCATATATGGcatactatatataatgataaagTGGAATATATAGTAATGCCAATAATGACACCTTTTTTATatccttttatatatatatatatatatttttttttttttttttttgaagataTATGCTTGAAGGTTCCGATATATTCACCTTTGGAAGTTATGGTTAAACACTTAATTTTATGCAGGAACTTgttaagagaaaaaaaaggtaatgTAGGTGTTAAATATGATTGTCGTTATGTATGTCAGCCGTACAAAAGGTACatggtaaaaattaaaaataacaaaaaaaaaagaagatattttaaagaaaatacaaaacaaaaaaatgaaaaaggatCATTGAACGGAAAACTCATTGAAGATAAGAGATTatctatttttcattaaattcaCCAATTAAAcagtttattatttttgttacatCACGCGCACGTATATGTGTTTAtgtgtatgaatatataatatatatatatatatatatatatatatgatttatgAACTTGTACAAGCTCAAATATCTGCTGTTTTCAAccaaaattaaattttttttttttcttttttgcaatatttttttgaaaacacATTTTAACAGTATATGAACAAGTATATTTATCCATTTACATCCATGTAcgtgtgtatatacatattcacacttatgtatataatactaATAGAGTAttccatacatatataataaaacgagttgtttattttattttttgttatggTAACAGCAGCttacattttttcaaattgtATACGTGACAGCCGTCTTGgtaacttttttaaaattataatttacacaaaataattttatttttaattaaagtgtaagcttattatttatattatttataattaaagagAACAGTTATAGTTTCTTGCGTGTcatgttttattatgttcgtttttttttcttacattttatttttgtagttatttttataattttttcacatatttttgcatttatttttgtatttattgttatagctatttctgttttattgttatttctatttctttctttctttcttttttttttttttttttttattgttaaaagGGACGTCATCACTCCTACttacaaattatatgtatatatataacaccatttcaaattacataaaagaaGTAAATTAAAAGTCAAAAAAAACACTTTCCCAAATAGCTTATTAGGAAagcttaattttttataaatttcttaaaaGTGTAAGTCGGAattttatatagaatatataaaaaaaaaaaaacgcttatcttaaataaagaaaaatacttaatttttataaagtgCAAAAATGACGTTCATTTAAAGATATTATggtatgtaaaatattagcctgttaaatttattacacAAACGGAAAGCGCATTCTCCGAAAGAGAATATgcatatgataatataacagacaaaaaaaagtataataatgatatatgcGATGAAAAAGTTAAGGAATGTGTAAGTACTTGGGAAATtatagcatatatatgtgtatatttaaatataataaatacatttagCATTAAATTTGAATAAGTTTCCTTAAATTTTAGCATACCCTTTGTTTCAATAACCGAGTTAACCATCGCGTTAACTAACATGTCAACCATCGATGCTCCATCCCCTGCTGAAAACTTCATCTTTatattcttcctttttttggtTCCTTTCAATACAATGGAAAGCAATTCGACCGAGAGATACATATTCAAACCTAACTTTTTGGGGGAAGGTTCGTACGGAAAAGTGTACAAAGCATATGACAACGTGTTGAAGAAAGAGGTAGCtattaagaaaatgaaaattaataaaattagtaattATGTGGATGAATGCGGTATAAACTTTGTATTGttaagagaaataaaaataatgaaagaaataaaacataagAATATTATGACTGCTTTAGATTTATATTGTGAAAaagattatataaatttagtCATGGAGATAATGGACTATGATTTAGCTAAAATAATTAAtcgtaaaatattattaacagatagccaaaaaaaatgtattctgctacaaattttaaatgggttaaatgtattacataaatattattttatgcacAGAGATTTATGTCCagctaatatatttataaacaaGAAAGGAGAAGTGAAAATTGCAGATTTTGGGTTATCATCAAAGTATGGCTTTGATATGTATTCAGATAAATTATCAAAagataataaatacaataaaaaaactttaaATTTTACTAGTAAGGTGGTAACGTTATGGTATAGGGCCCCAGAATTACTTATGGGAAGCAGTAAATATAATTCCTCCATTGATATGTGGAGTCTTGGATGTATTTTTGCTGAACTTTTATTGCAAAAAGCATTATTTCCGGGAGAAAATGAAATAGATCAAttaggaaaaatattttttttattaggtACACCCAATGAAAGCAATTGGCCTGAGGCTGTATACCTTCCACTGTATACAGATTTTACAAAATCAAGTAAAAAAgattttaagaatatttttagaGTTGAAGACGATGACTGTATTGATTTATTAATGTctttgttaaaattaaattctcATGAACGTATTACTGCTGAAGATGCTTTAAaacacaaatatttttttaatgatccTTTACCATGTGATATATCACAGCTTCCCTTTAGTGATTTGTAATGTATGTTAAGATGTATTccgcttcttttttttatgtcaCATTTCTTTCGCATAATTAGTACTCTGATCTACTTTTAAAGTCCTAATTTTGtgtaatttattacatttttaaactTAAAAATGTAGAAGCGTTTTGAAGAAACTCGCTCTTAACTTTTTGCAGCAATAGGCTAATTTGATATATAAGTTTTAGGCAGTTCGTGGTATGACTGTATGGGTGTATGAATGTAAGTatgaagtatatatatatatatatatatatatgggggTACATGTGCACCAAAATAGGCATACGTTCACAAGTGCTGAGGCGCACTTTGTTATAAACCTTTTTTCttaagtatttttaatttctagACTGCGATACAaccttttcttttatttaactGCTTATtcattcttttattattattattattattactttttttaagtattaacataactatataatattgGTTAACCCATTGAGAAcagcttaaaaaaaaaaaaaaaaaaaagtaaacttttaaatctttattttcttccatttctttttaatgaaaaataatctTTAGTtgttatatctttttaataaaaaaaatttcttatgATAAATTTATAGAATTATTTTCCTGAAACATTAAACTGTGGAAAACAGTTGTATTTATAACAccattacattattattaaattgttattagtatattattattatactattattatattgttattattatattgatattatattgttattgttatattattgttattacattattatctTCCTTCACTAATTAGGCTATAAGCACTCATGAGATTTGTGGATGGCGGTATTCGTGCCTAGCTTTTTCTTTAAGCAATGCATTTTGCGAATGAGATCATCAAAGGAGTACATTATATTTCCacgcatatttttatatgtgcGAATGCGCAGTGGGGACCTCCAACAAATCTGCATGTATGCATGTGTAaattcatttgttcattttgctttatttcgTTATTCTACCATTATgtcattttataattttttcactttttcattataccattttttcattttttcgttttatcATATCATCATTATAcacaattttttcattttttcacttaatcattttataatgttaatattttatttttttttttgtagcaAACAGTGCTGTAACAAGGGCTAgtagtatataaaaattatttagaaCGTAAAAACAACAGCAAATCTGTTTATTTTCTcccattattttttcttaactattttttagtttataGCATctcgttaatttttttacttaatatataagtatacaaaaatatatttatgtatacatacataatacatacataaataagtaCGTATTGTGCGTGCCCATTTTTATTTAGCATATCTATGGATTGAACTTGTACAGTaggcaatttttttttttttttttagtttatataaaataaaaaaagtaaaaagcgAAAACGTATATTTACTGTGCTGTTAAGATGAGGCAAATGACTGATTTGCAGCTcccttataaatatatatataaatatatatatatttatataaaccaTATAGAAAGTTAATAAGATCATaagagaacaaaaaaaataatgtataacTTAGGATGGAAGCGTTTTTTGAAGAATACCAAAATGGTACTACATGTACAAGTCATCATTTTGATTTGAATAATGACTTTATGAACGCAATTTCGCACAAATATAGTGATGATGTGAGGACAGATGAAGAAGAATTATATGCagaatttgataaaaaaaatagtgtaCCTTATAGcaagaaaatatatgaaaaaataataaagaagatATGTCATCATAATGGTTTAAAACATGTTAATtactatattaataattttgataaaataaaaaatattagggGAATAAAAGTAAGAGGGGAAAATAGAATATGTGTATTAACATTatgtttaaattatatatattgtaacttaaataatgaaacaaTGACTATACATGAATTGAAAAGCcagataaaaagaaatatatccCAAACGAaaatttattgtaaaaacttagctaaaattttatatagtatTTGTAATAGACTAGGAATAAAAAGTTGTACGAAGAATGATTTATTACCCTATATGGAAAAAtgtattactactattatttataaaatgaaaaatttaaataacgATTTTAGcaccaaaaaaaatttacaagtaCAGACGAGGACAAACATATTTGATGAAGTGTTTGAGctcattaataattttaccgataattataatgataatgattcattttatatagatgaaaagaagaaatattacAATGAAAACTTTGACGAAATAGATAGTCAGGAAAAGGGTGTCTTGCAAAATAATGACCAGTGCATATATAGAAGAAGCAAGAATATCAATGATCATGATTTTGATGATGGTAAAAAATGTAGAGCAAGTGTAACAACTGGAAGTGCAAATGGTGTATCAATTAACGAAGATGAAACAAGTAGTGAGgcgtgtatgtataaatgtgtGTCAGCATGTGGTGATAATAGCAATGGTAACAGTAATGATAACAGCAGTGATAATAGCAATGATAACTTAAACAGTTTAAGTAGGTATATAAGGCGAAAAAGAAGTGTTAATACAAGATCAAAGATGGTAAGAAAGGATGTTGACATGAATgagttaataaaatatttagaaaagaACGTAACTTTACTCTCTTTGTATTCATGTGTtttgtattctttttttgttatatggAATACTAAAGAGAATATGGACATGAATTTGCACAAGAAGGAATGTAGATGGAATGGTGGAaatttgctttattttatatgttcttCTGTTATTATAACCTTTAGTGTTTTCAATATAAGATTAAAAGATCAATTCGTTTGTTATTGCTTAGATGTTGTGCAGCAGTCGGTAATATCACAAAAGAGGGaaatgttaaatttttttttagttacaCTTAATGAATTTTTAGGTATACCAGtaaatacttataaaaaCGTCCTTTTTTGTATACGAATTATATTcagtaattatataatgctacaaatgtatttattttatataataaaaaaatataaattattaaagcGTAAAAAAAAGGGTCTTTTATTTCTCATACAACAATTACAAATACATTTAGCGAAATTATTTAGGATCATTCacacaaatttttataatttgtcAGATCTTATAGTtgattacaattttttatttctatcagaatatgtttatattaatgtaaaggaaataatttctaaaaattatgatttcCTACATATGAAAAAGTTGATGAAAGGTTTgataaagaattatttaacacaagaagaaaaaaaaagattcgATGAACATCATTTTAATGAGGTGTATGATATAGATTTGAACGACATTAAATTATACTTgtcaaaaattttatcatataactTATATAATGAAGATGAATATCAAATAGATGAACATGTTCAGAAAAATAGTGAAGTAGTTGATCAGTTGAAAAGGAACAACAGTATCATTTTGGAGAATTCATCACATGGTAGTAGTGAAATTGTATTAGCATGTGAAGAAAAAACAACAAGTGATGCTACATGGGATGGTAAAAGGATTACAAGTAAATATGCTGCtgatgaaaattattttagtgATAACAGGTCGAGAATGCAAAATGGCAACAGTCGTACTAGCATAGTTGTTAATAAGGATGATATTAGAAATAATGATAGTAGTAACAGCAGCAATAATGATGTTAATTCTTATGAGATCATGCAAGGGTACACGTATGATGAGACCATCAATCCGACCATTTACGAACTTCATCATGggtacaatttttataatcttAAGCAAAACAATATTgacatttttaattacagGA
This genomic window contains:
- the PmUG01_08030300 gene encoding conserved Plasmodium protein, unknown function; this encodes MIECFNAIYEDDESLIDDDCFTNNGKLNKLNDFFFNRYLFINFKKIIFYISQKRCLSFKFLEQNKICEQVGGKKIKYRRREKNRKELYKTVMYATKRNINEAFFFNLDRGKENINNPYFNKYEYYVKIKNLQKKKREFYNPLQWRVMYKNAYIVGHINKSFFNNKIERKVRKLYLNIYILNEDVSTLLQNILRMKKNLFYTNYKVISLENWKALNLPFLIFLLKYNKKKLNKFQVILLIFNSHYEYNKWKSVKITCRQQQLYLFTYANDSKNCEKTKEHNFFFCLFWCTIFKKYISYIVEGVNILKDIKKGMLIRGYHFANAFLKINEFICILCCHNIQDQKIKKIKKEKCAFLHILKQIFFKRINSKKELKCKNLDKGKYDVYNVDMCLLGQNIFQFISYNRNNMIIIKYKKGKHKMCMRKISEMDILFYLKLCNFQNFLFFFTFSKLQYIFKKYRMIYKWNGSHNFYRWLDVITILSKPLFKYIIIMLFKILKIILIIKMIIKLILMISIIIMEVIKKEVLFFLQFTYTRIYKIYFPTNQLLLINILDFDKRASIKFGCLRCSIAPHLDYNVIIYSFFVLLKNYKQFSALKIWKNDNLFYRLNIGVGNKCIATTHGREEVQTLKDISPFTDVRFNFHFLRIFIDDSNFYLNNIDRIIIDCSSKVVRHYFPSTFSSVFRSGCNKDLFHLFVLLVFDYFPYSLYFYEKNKKREVLLYYFLYIMINYLTSKLFYFLHILHFVFSSIKFCINALIIFLKYKVSTFFQIRIKKEEDNLLVFFKPEKIREFYMHNFNQAVQKGKDIRDRINLSINKKKFLRNANMSSSCDESKMEKYNRRMSTNDPWIYGVHVNEDAKNYKNHKKRTCNYVDSEKSDEEPYNWTNQLSPANIFSKKNDTLFRYTKWRVLKDYCKYKSNKNKKKIIYKRRVKIKKNGKIHVKHLLPLLFLNEVAYFRHAHEYKPCQSLIMPFKLLVFSSDNSNNISSRRKKTESHSNRRKNKKNKINEQKENKEKERKKKNSSNDSDSDMDSDSDSDSDDDEVEEEEEEEEEEDEEEEEEDEEEEEEEEEEEEEEEEEEEEEEEEEEEEEEEEEKEDEEEGEGEEEKEDEEEGEGEEEKEDDEEGDEFDNDDEDEEEEEEQDKDEEDKEDEDKEDEEDEGNEENEEDEEPRETEDTDDNEEEYKEDEVETDDEKDEDEGEDSFNDNERKNRKKKKKKIKNKNNNNKNRKRNRNKNKKCKYEHNGVENNASDEEIQKEEDSYYNKKKKLYLKRTNKRFKHNYIYLKNLFKEHVCINTTNVSNFISVSKDKLTATYTAWGKHTDIACVQVNKCALRDCSIYYFEVEVLNCTNFSKIVIGMTSKNYTINKNPGSEYNSFGYKNDDGKKIIDGKIENYCNSYTKYDIIGCGINYFDNSAFFTKNGKFLGKACNINSKYDYYATVGLSTLGDRIKFHLNNFYFDVYNLIYEENEKERKIIKSVYIQKDIFSDIIKSHLIKCGYLNTYKSFVNFLEKNKNSDDNNSVGSSSNSKNEIDKFFMNKTDLPNVLEKKVVDESSQNISNNHEDKENKKNVTDETKKKMDIIIKSNNAKDNANIFVENTTAKCTPLNVDNTKNSSNNDNISSVELKKEGLIHRENDNNTENTEEKCRTDHIKKEEDTFTPINSNSSIKNTVDVDVPKYVSLLSENIPEKEGKVSKDEGSTKGDKNVLSTFLVKYLDAYEKCDEQGKSDKEKNDMEHIDNDSSKMEMTNKETTNKESTTKGTYNQEKNEECTSATVEVKEDKKMSKLPDSPSSLNKKDESKLEEKSDTSEKLEKSENSSATLIVASDQAKGNNKLIVSETGKSGKDENVNSIKIPNEQKHSTEENVEKMEKNQIIDTTSSILKCYDFSQYSFAGGSIQNSLWVSRKNSLSNLINVRKDSSSTLLNRLRNKRSLSTKDNLNILPTNFLSTKKESKKNDSDINKKIHLLLKDKSGIIKNEKKKLSKKEGSKNYSTDKEYITKYFMNLYLSEDKLNKMVDSLETRYLIRNNVINGNIIDVLNILEEQYSDLFTNAHASFNIAMLYTQQLIEILKPHKIFIKKISSKKRRKCKKSVAYDEEEDLLSESSYKTYNTLSDDRFYDDIKTDYNSSDSLFCDSSNNEENNYAAFNIEKLNKRRNQKKCSKINDEEDRYSRDKNILASYRKNGKDKSSDSSRSNGSRSGSISSSSNKSANKLGRDSFDNGNVLPVCATKLKEKMSNIDNSYSNSNNNNNFYNKHNNNKHLLNIGDKKGLEHGKYTRNDCQKTKVNCEEGATISPIKHTQLNHNDFLKEKKIEQMSLRSIRSNYNEEFYKKNNMLEEYEDHYKKLSKEYEFFKEDNPYNNKCKKECYKTLYKEVEEEEKKRFYYMSSNDDITSDYDSNDSNFNEKFYQFNDINFDKIYQYIYKNNFSPNKQLKFKKDHLYLALLWIKEKLSVFNKSPFVNVRQCILDSTSLIAYHKPYKQKLVRMFFSKNRNLLTFNAVNEGILDICLKVPIYSPLEVMVKHLILCRNLLREKKGNVGVKYDCRYVCQPYKRYMVKIKNNKKKRRYFKENTKQKNEKGSLNGKLIEDKRLSIFH